The DNA window CCAGGCGACGAGGAGGCTATAGCCCAGGGCCAGCCAAAGCCAAAGCCGGCGCCGAGGCGCCAGCACCAAGGCGACCACGACCCAGTAGCTGGAGCCGGAGGCATGACCCGAACTGAAGGAGCGCCCCCCCTGGTCGGAGGGGACAAAGGCGGGGGTAAAGAACCCGGTGCCACCAAATTCCTGGCAGTTCAGAGGCCGAACGCGGCCCCAATGCTCCTTCAGGATACCGTTGACCAGGAGCCCCGGCCCCAAGACCAGGACCAGCAGCAGAAAGGCCAGGTCCCGACCCCCGATCCCGAAACCCCGGAGCCAGCCGCGGCGCCGCGCCAGCCACAGGCCCACCAGGGCCGGGGTGCCGAGGACCAGGAACCAGTAGGTGGATTGATGCACCAGCCGCTCGAACCAGGTCCCCCGGGCCGTGAAGCCAACCCCCGGGGTATAAAAGAGGCTGGAGGCGGCGAGATCCAGTTGGGGCAGGAGGGTGAAGATCAGCCCCACGCCCGCGAAGGCCAGCCACAGCCACACAGGCGCGTTCAGGAAGCGGCGACCCGGACCCGGGCGGGACTCAGGTTGATGGATCAGGGACATAATGCAGCAGCCACCAGCGATGGATAGGTTCGGCGCAAGGGTCTGGCTGGCCGGCGGTGGCCTCCAGCAAACCCTCCCGCAGGCAATCATACAGGAGCCTTTGCCGGTCGAGCCGGAAACCCGGGATCACCGGCCGTGGGGGATTACGGCTCAGCAGCCACCAGCCCCCCGCCCGGGCGATGCGATCCTGATCATCTGGCGGGGCGATTTGGCCGCGCACATATTCCGAGGCCCGGAACAGGCCGGGCCATTGGGTGATGTCTAGACCCGGGGCGTAAAACCGGGTCATGGCCACGAGCTGGTAGCGGTCGGCGAAAACGGGGCCGGGCAGGCCCTCCACCTCCCTGGCCAGGGCCTGGAAGCCATGGGTCTCGTGCAGGATGCGCTGCTGGTTGTCGGGCAGGGGCAGGATGCCGGTCCGGGCATGGAGCAGATAGAGGCTGACGAGGAGCACATTGGCCCCCGCCGCCACCAGCAGGGCGCGGCGATGCCCCACCGAGGCCAGGACCGCCAGGGGGATCCCCGTCAGTAGGTAGAGCACCGCCCAATTGGGCTGGACGGCGCTGAAGGCCGCCACCAGCCCAAAGAAGGCCAGGGGGAAGACCGTTCCGGTGACCAGGAGGGCGCGAGCACCGCGATCCGAAACCCAGGGGCCGGCCTGGGCACGGACGCTCCACCCCCGCCAGAGCGCCGCGAGCAGGGGAAAAAGCATCAGGCCCCAGAGGGCGGCCTGAATGCCCATGAAGCTCAGGACGGCCAGCAGGCGCTCACCCAGGTCGGCCTGTTCCAGCACGGATGCCCGCTCGGGCAGGGCCAGGGCAGTCCCGACCGCGTCGGCCGAGAGGACGCCGGCGGAGGTGGAAAAGCCGTGGCCAAACTGAAAGCGGAGGGTGAGCCAGTCGTGCTGGGCATTCCAGATGAGGTTAGGCGCGAAGAAGAGGATGGCCGCCAGGGCCCCCAGGTAGGGCCAGGGCGTGCGCAGGGCCTTGGGGTCCGCCCAGAGAATGGCCCAGAGAAAGACGGGGCCGATGAGGGCCATGCCATACTTGCCGAGCAGTCCCAATCCGGTGGCCAGGCCCGCCGTCACCCAGCGGCGCCGGTCACCGCTCAGGGCCGCCAGCCCCTCGTGCAGCGCAAGGGCCCAGGCCAGGGCCAGGGGGGTGTCGGGGGTGGCCAGGACGCCGGAGACCAGGCCCGCGAAGGTCGCGCTCGTCATCACCAGGGCCAGAAAGGCTTGCCGGGCATCCAGGCCGCAGCCGCGGTAGAAGCGGAGGAGCACCAGCAGGGTCAGGGTCGCGGCCAGGAGATTACCGAGCCGCCCCGCCAGGGCCGAGGACGGAACCAGCCGAGCGCCCAGGCCCAGCAGGGCTACCCCCGGCGGGTGGTCGAAATAGCCCCAGTCGAGGCGAAGGGCCCAGTCGAAATAGTAGGCCTCGTCCTGGGTCACCGGTAGCATCCAGGCGGCCCACAATCGCCACAGGAGGATAAAGGCGAAGGCCCAGACCACCCAGTGGCGGGTGGGATCGGCATCCGGGAGCGATCGACCTGAGGGCATGGCGTTCCGAGGCAGGGTCAGGGCAAGGGGGACGGCTGTCCGCCAAGGGCCTCATAGCTTACAATAACTGGGCCCGCGGGGAGCCGCTGGTGCTCGCCACAGGAACAAGCCACCATGTCCGACCCCTCCCTGGTCCTGGGCTCTTGCCCGCCGCCCGAAGTCGCCGTCATCATCCCGACCTTCAACGAGGCCGATAACGTGGCGGAAATCGCCCGGCGGCTCCAGGCCTGCCTCCAGGGCATCGCCTGGGAGATCATTTTCGTCGATGACGATTCCCCCGACGGCACGGCGGAGCGGGTAGAGACACTGGCGCGACAGGATCCCCGGATCCGATTGCTGAAGCGCATTGGCCGCCGCGGCCTCTCCTCTGCCTGCATCGAGGGCATGTTGGCGAGCACAGCGCCCTATCTGGCGGTCATCGACGCCGATCTGCAACACGACGAGACCCGTCTGCCCCTGATGCTGGAGCGCATCAAGGCCGAAAAACTCGACCTCGTCGTCGGCAGTCGCTACGTCGCCGGCGGCAGCCTCGGCGACTGGAACGAGCGCCGCCAGTCCATGAGTCGCTTCGCCAGCCGCTTGGCTCAACGTCTGACCCATGCCGACCTTGCCGACCCCATGAGTGGCTTCTTCCTGGTGCGGGCTGAGATCCTGGCTAACTGCGTGCATTACCTCAGCGGCGTCGGCTACAAGATCCTCCTCGACATCCTGGCATCCTCGCCCCAGCCATTGCAATTCGCGGAGGTCCCCTATGACTTCCGGCAGCGCCAGGCCGGGGAGAGCAAACTCGACAACGCCGTGCTCTGGGAATACGCGCTGATGCTGCTGCAAAAATTTATCGGCCCCCGGATACCGGTGCGCTTCATCGCCTTCTCCCTCATCGGCGGCTCCGGCGTGCTCGTACACCTGGCGGTACTCTGGCTCCTGAATCGCTTCCTGGGGGCATCCTTCCTCCTGGGCCAGACGGTGGCCGCCCTGGTAGCCATGACCACCAACTTCTTCCTCAACAATAGCCTGACCTACCGCGACGTCCGGCTGCGCGGCCGGCAACTGATCTGGGGCTGGTTCTCCTTCGTCCTGGCCTGCGCCGTGGGCGCCATCGCCAATGTCGGCATCGCCACCTACCTCTTCGAGGGCGATTCCGGCTGGATCCTCTCCGCCCTCGCCGGCATCCTGGTGGGCGCTGTCTGGAACTACGCCGTGACCGCCGTCTATACCTGGCGGGGCAAGGCGGGCTGATTCAGATGTGGCGATTGGCTGCCCACCGCGGCGGTTTGGTGTATGTTGCAACCCCATGAACGCTTACTTTACCGATTTCGATCTGCCCGAGGCCCTGATGAGGGGCCTCGATAAGCTGGGATTCAGCGCGCCGACCCCGGTCCAGCGACTGGTGATCCCGCTTGCTACCGCCGGTACCGACCTGCTGGTGACCGCCGCCACCGGGTCGGGCAAGACCATCGCCTTTCTGCTGCCCATGATGCAGCGGTTTCTGGCCCAGCCGGCGCCGCGCCAGGGCATCCGCGCCCTGGTCCTGGCGCCGACCCGGGAGCTGGCCTATCAGATCCAGGAGCATTTCCTCCAGGTCGCCAGCTTCACGCGGCTCACCGCCGGGGTCATCGTTGGCGGCGTCTCCGCCAGCCAACAGGTGGCCGGCCTGCGCCGCAATCCGGACATTCTCATCGCCACGCCCGGGCGGCTCCTAGATCACCTGGAGCGTGGCGCGACGGACCTGGGGGATCTGGAGGTCCTGGTGCTGGACGAGGCCGACCGCATGCTGGACATGGGCTTCGCCCCCGATGTCATGCGGATCATCGAGGTGTGTAACCCGGACCGCCAGTCCCTGCTCTTCTCGGCGACCCTGACCCGGACCGGCATCCAGTCCTTTATCGACGCAGCCCTGCGCGACCCCCAGCGGGTCCAGGCCGACCATCACCGCGCCGCCCACCCCGACATCCATCACCAGCGCCTGCTGGCGGACGACCTGGAGCACAAACGGGCCCTCCTCGATGCCCTGCTGACCGCCAGCACGGTGGAGAAGGTGCTGGTCTTCACCAATACGCGCGAGCAGGCGGCGGCCCTGGGCAATTTCCTGGTCGGCAAGGCTCATCGCGCCGCCAGCCTGCATGGCGAGCTGGATCAGGGCGAGCGCAACCGGGTCTTGAATCTCTTGCGGGAGGGCCGCATCCGGGTCCTGGTCGCCACGGACGTGGCGGCCCGCGGCCTGGACGTGCCCGGGATGGACTTGGTGATCAATTTCGAGGTGCCTCGCAGCGGCAGCGATTACCTGCATCGCACCGGTCGCACCGGCCGGGCCGGGGCCCTGGGCCTCGCCATGACCCTGGTGAGTTCGCCAGAGTGGAACCGCATGGAAAGCATCGAACGCTATCTCCAACTGGAACTGGAGCCCTTGAAGCTACCGGGCCTGGAGGCCCGATATACCGGCCCGACCCGTTCGAGGACCCCCCGGAAGAAACCCGAAGCCAAGCGGCCCAAAAAGGCGGTCGACCAGGCCCCCAAGGCCAAGGAGCGCCACCGGGACCGTAAGACCATCGGCAAGCGGCGTCAGCCCTCCTCGGAGACGGGTGTGGATGCCGGCTTTGGGCCCCTGAAACGGCCCAAGGACTGAGGCAAAAGCGACTTTAACCTGCCTCTGGCACCCTCACCCGCCACAGCAAGCCGGCCCCGATCAGGAAGAGGACCAGGATCGGCAGCAGGGACAGGCGAGGATCACCCGTCACCAGGGCCGTCACGCCCACCAAGCCCGGACCCAGGACGGCGGCGAACTTGCCCAGCATGTTGTAAAGGCCGAAGAATTCCGCCGAGCGACCGGGGGGCACAAAACCGGCGAAGAGGGCGCGGCTGAGGGCCTGGATGCCGCCCTGGACCAGGCCGATCACGGCCGCCATCAGATAGAACTCCTCCACCCGCGTCATACCCGATGCCAGGACCACCACCAGGGCATAGACGCCAATGGCCAGCAGGATGCCGGGCTTGGCCCCCCAGCGCCCCCCCAGCCAGCCAAAGGCCAGGGCCGCCGGAAAGCCGACGAACTGGGTGATGAGCAGGGCGATCATAAGACCATCCGCCGCCAGGCCGATGGCCAGGCCAAAATCCACCGCCATATGGACGATGGTGTCCACCCCGTCGATGTAAAACCAATAGGCCAGCAGAAACAGGAAGGTCTCCCGCCGCTGGCGGATCTCGGCCAGGGTGCGGCCCAGTTCCCGGAAGGCCTCCCGCGCCGCCCGCCCCAGGGGCTGGTCGCCCTGGCCAGGGGGCTCTGGCACCCAGAGGGCCACCGGCAGGGCGAAGAGGGACCACCAAAGGGCCACGCCCAGAAAGGCTGCCTGCACCGCCTCTGGCGCCCCGGCCAGGCCAAAGCTAGCCGGAAACAGGGTCATGAGGACATTGAGGGCGAACAGCAGGCCCCCGCCCAAGTAGCCCAGGGCATAGCCCAGGGACGAGACCCGGTTGTAATCGGCCGGGGCGGCCACCGCCACCAGCAGGGCGTCGTAAAAGATGTTGCTGCCGGAAAAACCCACCAGGCCACAGAGATACAGGGCGAGGGCCAGGCCCCAATGACCCTGGCCGACGAAATAGAGGGCGCCGGCGCCCAAGACCCCCAAGGCGGTAAAGATCAGCAGGAAGCCCTTCCTGGCCCCGAGTTGGTCGGCCAGTGCCCCCAGGAGGGGAGCGCAGACCACGGTGAGGGCACTTGCGGCGGTATTCGTCATGCCAAGCCAGAAGGTGCTGTCGGTCACCACCAGGTCCGCGGCCCAGAACTGCTTGAAGAAGATCGGGAAGAAGCCGGCCATGACGACGGTGGCGAAGGCCGAGTTGGCCCAGTCGTAGCAGGCCCAGGACAGGACCGCGCGCCGGTTATGCCGGGCCAGGACCCCGCTCTCACCGACCCCAGCCGTGCCCCCTCCCCTGTCCTTACTCTGTCTTGACGTCATGGCTCAGGTCGCCGGGGCATCGTTGGCCAGGATGCCAGCGACCAGGCACATGCGCACCAATTCCGCCAGGGACTGGGCGCGCATCTTGTCCATCACCCGCGCCCGGTGTGCCTCCACCGTCTTGGTGCTGACGCCCAGGCCAGCGGCGATCTCGCGGTTGGAGCGACCCTCGGTGACCATCACCATCACCTCATGTTCCCGGGGAGTGAGTTCCGCCAGCCGCCGGGCGATCTCGGCCCTTTGCAGCCGATCCACACGGCGCCGCTGGTCGGCATCCAGGGCCCCGCGCAGGCTGGCGATCAGGGCCTCGTCGTTGAAGGGCTTTTCGATGAAGTCCAGGGCCCCGGCGCGCATGGCCCTGACGGCCATGGCCACATCCCCGTGACCGGTGATGATGACCACCGGGATGCGGATCTCCTCCCGCGCCAGATAGGCCTGCAGCTCCAGACCACTCATGCCCGGCATCCGCACATCCAGCAGGAGGCACCCGGCCTGTCCGGGATAATAGGAGCGCAGAAATTCCTCGGCGGAGCCGAAAGACTGGGTGCGCAGGCCAGCGGAGGCGATCAGCCATTCCAGGGAATGGCGCATGGCCTCGTCGTCATCGACCACGAAGACGGTGGGTTCGCTATTCATCGGCTTTCTCGCAATAGGGAGGATGACCTAACCGACGCGAAGTCTAGCCCATATCCCCCGGCGGTTCCTCTGGAACCTCAAGCCAGGGAGCGTCCCGGCAAGGCTTGGCACTAAAATAGGCGGGTTACCTGGACCCCGCCCCTATCCCGGCCACGCGCGCCACCCAAATAGGATCAACCCCAGCATGTCCCTTGTCTTCAGAGAGCACCCGCTCCGCCACGCCGTCGCGGCCGAGCTGCACGCCCGTACCTTTGACCCCCTCCGCGCCCCGGAACGCATCTCCCATCTCGCCGTGGTGTGCGGCGAGCCTGGGACCGGCCGCAACATCGCCCACCTCAAGCGCCTGCTAGCCCTCTATGGACGACCGATCCCGGAGCGGGTCCATCAGCACTACTCGGCGGACCTGGGGACCCTGCGGGTGCGCTGGGAGCGTCACACCGAGTTTGTCACCTACACCTTCAGCCAGCCGGGCGCCTTCGCCCATCCCTTCGCCGAGCCCCTGCTCAATGAACTGCCCGAGGAGTGGCTACGGGACCTCCCCGGCGAGGTCATCGCCGCGGTCACCCTAGCCATCGATGCCTGCGATACCCCCGAGCGCGACGCCCAGGAACTGGCCGCGCTCTTCGAGGGCAACCCCATCATCGGCTCCGGGGTGGTGGGCGGGGCCTCACGCGCCTGGTCCGACATGCGCATCCACGCCGATGGCTTCATGCGCATCCTGGTGCGCGACTGTAGCCTGTCCGAGGGCCAGGCTGGGCGACTCACCAAGCGGATTCTCGATATC is part of the Chromatiaceae bacterium genome and encodes:
- a CDS encoding phosphatase PAP2 family protein, encoding MSLIHQPESRPGPGRRFLNAPVWLWLAFAGVGLIFTLLPQLDLAASSLFYTPGVGFTARGTWFERLVHQSTYWFLVLGTPALVGLWLARRRGWLRGFGIGGRDLAFLLLVLVLGPGLLVNGILKEHWGRVRPLNCQEFGGTGFFTPAFVPSDQGGRSFSSGHASGSSYWVVVALVLAPRRRLWLWLALGYSLLVAWARLAAGGHFLSDILVSWFIVALLAYWLDGRLSPPRPGPGSAPLSHR
- a CDS encoding glycosyltransferase family 39 protein; amino-acid sequence: MPSGRSLPDADPTRHWVVWAFAFILLWRLWAAWMLPVTQDEAYYFDWALRLDWGYFDHPPGVALLGLGARLVPSSALAGRLGNLLAATLTLLVLLRFYRGCGLDARQAFLALVMTSATFAGLVSGVLATPDTPLALAWALALHEGLAALSGDRRRWVTAGLATGLGLLGKYGMALIGPVFLWAILWADPKALRTPWPYLGALAAILFFAPNLIWNAQHDWLTLRFQFGHGFSTSAGVLSADAVGTALALPERASVLEQADLGERLLAVLSFMGIQAALWGLMLFPLLAALWRGWSVRAQAGPWVSDRGARALLVTGTVFPLAFFGLVAAFSAVQPNWAVLYLLTGIPLAVLASVGHRRALLVAAGANVLLVSLYLLHARTGILPLPDNQQRILHETHGFQALAREVEGLPGPVFADRYQLVAMTRFYAPGLDITQWPGLFRASEYVRGQIAPPDDQDRIARAGGWWLLSRNPPRPVIPGFRLDRQRLLYDCLREGLLEATAGQPDPCAEPIHRWWLLHYVPDPST
- a CDS encoding glycosyltransferase family 2 protein produces the protein MSDPSLVLGSCPPPEVAVIIPTFNEADNVAEIARRLQACLQGIAWEIIFVDDDSPDGTAERVETLARQDPRIRLLKRIGRRGLSSACIEGMLASTAPYLAVIDADLQHDETRLPLMLERIKAEKLDLVVGSRYVAGGSLGDWNERRQSMSRFASRLAQRLTHADLADPMSGFFLVRAEILANCVHYLSGVGYKILLDILASSPQPLQFAEVPYDFRQRQAGESKLDNAVLWEYALMLLQKFIGPRIPVRFIAFSLIGGSGVLVHLAVLWLLNRFLGASFLLGQTVAALVAMTTNFFLNNSLTYRDVRLRGRQLIWGWFSFVLACAVGAIANVGIATYLFEGDSGWILSALAGILVGAVWNYAVTAVYTWRGKAG
- a CDS encoding DEAD/DEAH box helicase, translated to MNAYFTDFDLPEALMRGLDKLGFSAPTPVQRLVIPLATAGTDLLVTAATGSGKTIAFLLPMMQRFLAQPAPRQGIRALVLAPTRELAYQIQEHFLQVASFTRLTAGVIVGGVSASQQVAGLRRNPDILIATPGRLLDHLERGATDLGDLEVLVLDEADRMLDMGFAPDVMRIIEVCNPDRQSLLFSATLTRTGIQSFIDAALRDPQRVQADHHRAAHPDIHHQRLLADDLEHKRALLDALLTASTVEKVLVFTNTREQAAALGNFLVGKAHRAASLHGELDQGERNRVLNLLREGRIRVLVATDVAARGLDVPGMDLVINFEVPRSGSDYLHRTGRTGRAGALGLAMTLVSSPEWNRMESIERYLQLELEPLKLPGLEARYTGPTRSRTPRKKPEAKRPKKAVDQAPKAKERHRDRKTIGKRRQPSSETGVDAGFGPLKRPKD
- a CDS encoding MFS transporter, whose product is MTSRQSKDRGGGTAGVGESGVLARHNRRAVLSWACYDWANSAFATVVMAGFFPIFFKQFWAADLVVTDSTFWLGMTNTAASALTVVCAPLLGALADQLGARKGFLLIFTALGVLGAGALYFVGQGHWGLALALYLCGLVGFSGSNIFYDALLVAVAAPADYNRVSSLGYALGYLGGGLLFALNVLMTLFPASFGLAGAPEAVQAAFLGVALWWSLFALPVALWVPEPPGQGDQPLGRAAREAFRELGRTLAEIRQRRETFLFLLAYWFYIDGVDTIVHMAVDFGLAIGLAADGLMIALLITQFVGFPAALAFGWLGGRWGAKPGILLAIGVYALVVVLASGMTRVEEFYLMAAVIGLVQGGIQALSRALFAGFVPPGRSAEFFGLYNMLGKFAAVLGPGLVGVTALVTGDPRLSLLPILVLFLIGAGLLWRVRVPEAG
- a CDS encoding response regulator transcription factor; this translates as MNSEPTVFVVDDDEAMRHSLEWLIASAGLRTQSFGSAEEFLRSYYPGQAGCLLLDVRMPGMSGLELQAYLAREEIRIPVVIITGHGDVAMAVRAMRAGALDFIEKPFNDEALIASLRGALDADQRRRVDRLQRAEIARRLAELTPREHEVMVMVTEGRSNREIAAGLGVSTKTVEAHRARVMDKMRAQSLAELVRMCLVAGILANDAPAT